Proteins encoded by one window of Methanobacterium sp. CWC-01:
- the uvrB gene encoding excinuclease ABC subunit UvrB gives MDKFELLSDYKPLGDQPQAISSLTDGIKKGYRDQTLLGVTGSGKTFTMANVIQEVQKPTLVISHNKTLAAQLYEEFREFFPNNAVEYFVSYYDYYQPEAYVPRTDTYIDKESSINEEIDMLRHSTTQSLLSRDDVIVVASVSCIYGIGAPEDYGDMILRLEMGDTMDRQEILSKLVEMQYERNDVDFSRGKFRVRGDTIEVFPAQGKTPIRIELFGDEVDGLSFIDHLRGRGTRNLEKVTIFPAKHFVTSQDKLESAIRKIKVELEERLEELKLQNKLVEAQRLEQRTRFDLEMLQEMGYCNGIENYSMHMSGRKWGETPYSLLRYFPDDYLTIIDESHVTVPQIRGMYAGDRARKEVLVNYGFRLPSALENRPLNFEEFMKLQNQVVYVSATPAFFELDRSQQVVEQIIRPTGLVDPEVLVFPVQGQVDHLLGEIKKRAERGERVLVTTLTKRMAEDLTDYYARMGVKVRYLHSEITTLERVDIIDDLRRGEFDCLVGVNLLREGLDLPEVSLVGILDADKEGFLRSEPSLIQTMGRAARNVNGQVLVYADKVTDSVQRAVDITNQRRKMQMEYNQKHGIVPKSTVRSLKEKTQKKDVILRDDVKKMPRDELRLLIKDLEDDMKHAAADLDFERAAKLRDKILALEGALD, from the coding sequence ATGGATAAATTTGAACTTTTATCAGATTACAAACCCTTAGGGGATCAACCCCAGGCTATAAGTTCCCTAACAGATGGTATAAAAAAAGGATACCGTGACCAGACCCTGCTGGGTGTTACTGGTTCAGGTAAGACCTTCACCATGGCCAACGTCATCCAGGAGGTTCAGAAGCCTACCCTGGTCATATCCCATAACAAGACCCTGGCCGCCCAGCTGTACGAGGAGTTCCGGGAGTTTTTTCCCAACAACGCCGTGGAATACTTCGTTAGTTACTACGACTACTACCAGCCCGAGGCCTACGTGCCTCGCACCGACACCTACATCGACAAGGAGTCTTCCATCAACGAAGAAATCGACATGCTACGTCACTCCACCACCCAGTCACTTCTATCCCGGGATGATGTAATAGTGGTAGCCAGCGTGTCCTGCATCTATGGTATTGGCGCCCCGGAAGACTATGGGGACATGATACTGCGCCTGGAAATGGGAGATACCATGGACCGGCAGGAGATCCTGTCCAAGCTGGTGGAGATGCAGTACGAGCGCAATGACGTGGATTTTTCCCGGGGGAAGTTCCGGGTAAGGGGTGATACCATTGAAGTGTTCCCGGCCCAAGGTAAAACCCCCATCCGTATCGAACTATTCGGGGATGAAGTGGACGGATTATCATTTATCGATCATTTACGGGGCAGAGGTACTCGGAACCTGGAGAAGGTGACTATCTTCCCGGCTAAACACTTTGTAACCAGCCAGGATAAGCTGGAAAGTGCCATCCGGAAGATTAAGGTTGAACTGGAGGAGCGCCTGGAGGAGTTGAAACTTCAGAACAAGTTGGTGGAGGCTCAACGTCTGGAACAGCGCACCCGGTTCGACTTGGAGATGTTGCAGGAGATGGGATACTGTAACGGTATTGAAAACTACAGTATGCACATGTCCGGCCGGAAATGGGGAGAGACACCCTACTCACTCTTACGATACTTCCCGGATGATTACCTGACCATCATCGATGAATCCCATGTGACTGTCCCCCAGATACGGGGCATGTACGCCGGGGACCGGGCCCGGAAGGAGGTGCTGGTTAACTATGGATTCCGATTGCCCTCGGCTCTGGAGAACCGGCCTCTGAACTTTGAAGAATTTATGAAGCTGCAGAACCAGGTGGTCTACGTATCCGCCACTCCTGCGTTCTTTGAACTGGATCGTAGTCAGCAGGTGGTGGAGCAGATCATACGTCCCACGGGCCTGGTGGATCCGGAGGTCCTGGTGTTCCCGGTGCAGGGACAGGTGGATCACCTTTTGGGTGAGATAAAAAAACGTGCCGAACGTGGAGAGAGGGTTCTGGTAACCACTCTGACCAAGAGGATGGCTGAGGACCTCACCGATTATTACGCCCGCATGGGAGTGAAGGTGCGCTATCTGCACTCGGAGATCACCACCCTGGAGCGGGTGGATATCATCGATGACCTGCGACGTGGTGAATTCGACTGTCTGGTGGGAGTAAACCTCCTCCGGGAGGGCCTGGACCTTCCCGAAGTCTCATTGGTGGGTATTCTGGATGCGGATAAGGAGGGATTTCTTCGCTCCGAACCGTCCCTTATACAGACCATGGGCCGGGCGGCCCGTAACGTTAATGGCCAGGTCTTGGTCTACGCCGATAAGGTGACTGACTCGGTGCAGAGGGCAGTGGATATCACCAACCAGCGGCGGAAGATGCAGATGGAATATAACCAGAAGCACGGTATTGTTCCAAAAAGTACGGTACGATCCTTAAAGGAGAAGACCCAGAAGAAGGATGTTATTCTCCGGGATGATGTGAAGAAGATGCCCCGGGATGAACTGAGACTCCTGATTAAGGATTTGGAAGATGATATGAAACATGCCGCTGCTGATCTGGACTTTGAAAGAGCAGCCAAACTTCGTGATAAAATATTGGCATTGGAAGGAGCTTTAGACTGA
- a CDS encoding sensor histidine kinase, producing MNVPMMVLQIPIINEFGGPSYEDLFRLLILIILVIVVALLAERIEKVRQLNQLNRDLENSAIQLHEANEELEAFAYSVSHDLRVPLRAIDGFSRILMEDYGDSLDEEGNRLISIVRDNTEKMGDLIDDILLLSRVGRQKMKGFEIDMEYLVRNVWEDLRPDWEGREIELIVDDLPNAQGDRILMAQVFQNLLSNSIKFTRNKNPAVIEVGAQNYNDEIIYYVKDNGAGFDMKYIDKLFGLFQRLHTAEEFEGTGVGLSIVQRIIKRHGGQVWGEGEPFKGATIYFTLPKV from the coding sequence ATGAACGTGCCGATGATGGTTTTACAAATCCCTATAATTAACGAGTTTGGAGGGCCTTCATATGAAGACCTTTTTCGACTTCTTATTCTGATTATTCTGGTGATTGTGGTTGCTCTTTTAGCGGAGCGGATAGAGAAGGTACGGCAACTTAATCAACTCAACCGGGACTTGGAAAACAGTGCCATTCAACTACATGAAGCAAACGAGGAATTGGAAGCCTTTGCCTATTCAGTTTCCCACGACTTAAGAGTTCCTCTCAGGGCTATTGATGGATTTTCCAGGATACTCATGGAAGATTATGGGGATTCACTTGATGAGGAAGGTAACCGACTCATAAGTATTGTCCGGGATAACACCGAAAAGATGGGTGACCTTATTGATGATATCCTGCTTTTATCCCGGGTGGGACGTCAAAAGATGAAGGGCTTTGAAATAGACATGGAGTATCTGGTTAGAAATGTATGGGAGGATCTAAGACCCGACTGGGAGGGTAGAGAGATAGAATTAATTGTGGATGATTTACCCAACGCCCAGGGTGATCGGATCCTGATGGCCCAGGTCTTCCAGAACCTGTTAAGTAATTCCATAAAATTCACCCGTAACAAAAACCCGGCGGTCATTGAAGTTGGGGCTCAGAACTATAATGATGAAATTATTTATTATGTTAAGGATAATGGTGCTGGTTTCGATATGAAGTACATTGACAAACTGTTCGGATTGTTCCAGAGACTGCACACTGCCGAGGAATTTGAAGGTACCGGTGTGGGACTTTCCATTGTCCAGCGTATCATTAAAAGACACGGGGGCCAAGTATGGGGTGAAGGTGAGCCATTTAAGGGGGCTACTATTTATTTCACCCTTCCTAAAGTATGA
- a CDS encoding response regulator, translated as MDYDEVEILLVEDNPTDAELTTRALKRKNLVNKLLWVKNGAEALDFLFATGDYAGRNPDDVPKLILLDLRMPKVDGMQVLHRIKEHEITKKIPVVILTSSREDRDIVESYELGVNSYVSKPVEFEEFIDAVSTLGLYWMLINKHP; from the coding sequence ATGGATTATGATGAAGTTGAAATTTTATTAGTGGAAGATAACCCTACCGATGCGGAACTTACCACCCGAGCATTGAAACGCAAAAATCTGGTGAATAAGCTGCTTTGGGTTAAAAACGGAGCTGAAGCACTTGATTTCTTATTTGCCACTGGAGATTATGCCGGAAGAAACCCCGATGATGTTCCTAAACTTATCCTGCTGGATCTGAGGATGCCCAAGGTGGACGGAATGCAAGTTCTTCACCGGATAAAAGAGCATGAAATCACCAAAAAGATACCGGTAGTAATTCTAACCTCCTCACGGGAGGATCGGGATATAGTGGAAAGCTACGAACTGGGAGTAAACAGTTACGTTAGTAAACCCGTGGAGTTTGAAGAATTCATTGATGCGGTTTCCACACTAGGATTATACTGGATGCTGATTAACAAACACCCCTAG
- a CDS encoding DUF362 domain-containing protein, which produces MAYAKVFITKTFNREEGIRDILDQFDLNSFSGTNVALKANYNSPDPFPASTHPETLRYLVGILKEVGVSGITLAERSGMGQTRRVLEILGICKLADELDFQVTVLDELKKEGWFKVNGKGTHWFRGFYLPRLFRDADRVVQTCCLKTHRFGGHFTLSLKNSVGLVAKRLPGGIYDYMAELHLSPSQRLMIAEINRYYPTDLVLMDATKAFLDGGPDKGMLAKPGVFMASEDRVAIDAAGVALLRYLKTTPVVSKGRIFDLDQIQRAAELKVGVSSADEVKIIPVNSETQELSSAIDEILKE; this is translated from the coding sequence ATGGCTTATGCCAAAGTTTTTATAACAAAAACCTTTAACCGAGAGGAAGGTATAAGGGATATTCTGGATCAGTTTGACTTAAATTCTTTTTCAGGAACTAATGTTGCCTTAAAGGCCAATTATAACAGTCCAGACCCCTTTCCTGCCTCTACTCACCCGGAAACCCTTCGATATTTGGTTGGGATTTTAAAAGAAGTTGGAGTTTCCGGTATAACCCTAGCGGAACGAAGTGGAATGGGCCAAACCCGGCGGGTCCTGGAAATCCTGGGAATATGTAAACTGGCTGATGAGCTTGATTTCCAGGTGACGGTGCTGGATGAACTGAAAAAAGAGGGATGGTTCAAGGTTAATGGAAAGGGAACTCACTGGTTTCGTGGTTTCTATCTTCCTCGACTCTTCCGGGATGCTGATAGGGTAGTACAAACCTGCTGTCTGAAAACTCACCGCTTTGGCGGGCATTTCACTCTATCTTTAAAAAATTCCGTGGGACTGGTGGCTAAAAGACTTCCGGGAGGGATTTATGATTACATGGCTGAATTACACCTATCACCATCACAAAGACTCATGATCGCCGAGATAAACAGATATTACCCCACAGATCTGGTCTTGATGGATGCAACCAAGGCATTCCTTGATGGTGGTCCTGATAAAGGTATGCTGGCCAAACCTGGAGTATTCATGGCCAGTGAAGACCGAGTAGCCATCGATGCCGCAGGGGTGGCCCTTCTTCGTTATTTGAAAACCACTCCTGTAGTATCTAAGGGTAGAATATTCGATTTAGACCAGATACAGAGAGCGGCGGAGTTGAAGGTAGGAGTTAGCTCGGCAGATGAAGTTAAGATAATACCTGTAAATAGCGAGACCCAGGAGTTGTCATCAGCCATTGATGAAATCCTGAAAGAATAA
- the uvrA gene encoding excinuclease ABC subunit UvrA, producing MKKKDNIVIKGAREHNLQNIDVDIPREQLVVITGISGSGKSSLAFDTIYAEGQRRYVESLSAYARQFLGQMKKPEVDYIEGLSPAISIDQKTTKMNPRSTVGTVTEIYDYLRLLYARIGVPHCYQCGKTISQQTAGQIVDQILQAPEGTKIQVLAPVVKDRKGEHHKILDDLRKRGFVRVRVDGELVSLEDDITLKKNFKHSIEVVVDRLVIRYDQDFHTRLADSVETALELGEGLLMISHPDGDDKLYSEHFACADCGINFEEISPRMFSFNNPHGACPECNGLGSKLEIDADLVVPEPALSLNEGAILPWSKSKHRDNYYGQMLRAVAEHYGFSMDTPFQDLPKEYQNIILYGSKDRVEFIFHRKNRTHRVMRRFEGVVRRMERIYMETKSNYMRSYMGHFMSDRKCPACSGTRLRPESRSVTVGDKPITEVVEMPIKETKSFFQGLELKEREKFIGQEILKEINERLRFLVDVGLDYITLDRSSGTLSGGEAQRIRLATQIGSGLVGVLYILDEPSIGLHQRDNARLIETLKKLRDIGNTLIVVEHDEETMLSADHVVDIGPGAGEHGGHVVAVGTPQEIMDHPHSLTGKYLSGTETIPTPSQRLSSNGNSITVKGAREHNLQNIDVEFPLGVFTCITGVSGSGKSTLVNEVFYKGLYAQLNHKYTNPGKHDEIIGADNVDKVIIIDQSPIGRTPRSNSATYTGVFTYIRELFAQTPESKKRGYKPGRFSFNVKGGRCEACTGDGIIKIEMHFLADVYVPCEVCKGKRYNRETLDIRYKARNIAEVLDMTVEEALDFFKNIPRISKKLKTLEDVGLGYIKLGQPATTLSGGEAQRVKLAKELSRQSTGRTLYILDEPTTGLHFADIKKLLQVLVRLRDAGNTVMVIEHNLDVIKTADHIIDLGPEGGDDGGRVVAQGTPEEIVESKTYTGQFLESVLREPRELSSGTVSSGSEAEKEGSLNK from the coding sequence ATGAAAAAAAAGGATAACATAGTTATTAAGGGTGCCCGGGAGCACAACCTCCAGAATATCGATGTGGATATACCCCGGGAACAGCTGGTGGTGATCACCGGTATCAGCGGTTCCGGAAAGTCCTCCCTGGCCTTTGACACCATCTACGCTGAGGGCCAGCGCCGTTATGTGGAATCACTCTCGGCCTACGCCCGGCAATTTCTGGGTCAGATGAAAAAGCCAGAGGTGGACTACATCGAAGGCCTGTCCCCGGCCATCTCCATTGACCAGAAAACTACTAAGATGAATCCCCGCTCCACAGTGGGAACAGTTACCGAGATTTACGATTACCTCCGACTTTTATATGCCCGTATCGGCGTTCCTCACTGTTACCAGTGCGGCAAAACCATCTCCCAGCAGACTGCCGGGCAAATAGTGGATCAGATCCTGCAGGCACCGGAGGGTACCAAAATACAGGTACTGGCACCGGTGGTTAAGGACCGGAAGGGTGAACACCATAAGATACTGGATGACCTCCGCAAAAGGGGATTTGTGAGGGTAAGGGTGGATGGTGAGCTGGTCAGTTTGGAAGATGATATTACCCTGAAGAAGAACTTCAAACACTCCATCGAAGTGGTGGTGGACCGGCTGGTTATCCGTTACGACCAGGATTTCCACACCCGCCTGGCCGACTCGGTGGAAACTGCCCTAGAATTGGGGGAGGGCCTGTTGATGATCTCTCACCCCGATGGTGATGATAAACTGTACAGTGAACACTTTGCCTGCGCCGACTGTGGTATTAACTTTGAAGAGATCAGTCCCCGAATGTTTTCCTTCAACAACCCTCACGGTGCCTGTCCTGAGTGCAACGGGCTGGGGAGCAAATTGGAAATCGATGCCGATCTAGTGGTGCCAGAGCCGGCCTTATCATTGAATGAAGGGGCCATACTCCCCTGGAGCAAGTCCAAACACCGGGACAACTACTACGGCCAGATGCTGCGGGCAGTGGCTGAGCACTACGGCTTCAGCATGGACACCCCCTTCCAGGACCTGCCGAAGGAATACCAGAACATCATCCTGTACGGTTCCAAAGATCGAGTCGAGTTCATCTTCCATCGTAAAAACCGCACCCACCGGGTTATGCGCCGTTTTGAGGGTGTGGTGCGTCGGATGGAAAGGATATACATGGAGACCAAGTCCAACTACATGCGCAGCTACATGGGCCACTTCATGAGTGACAGGAAGTGTCCCGCCTGTTCCGGCACCCGTCTGCGCCCGGAGAGCCGTTCGGTGACGGTGGGTGACAAGCCCATCACCGAAGTGGTGGAGATGCCCATCAAGGAGACCAAATCATTCTTCCAGGGCCTGGAACTTAAGGAGCGTGAAAAGTTCATAGGTCAGGAGATTCTCAAGGAAATAAACGAACGCCTCCGTTTCCTGGTGGATGTGGGGCTGGATTATATTACCCTGGATCGTTCCTCCGGGACCCTTTCTGGTGGAGAGGCCCAGCGGATAAGACTGGCCACCCAGATCGGGTCGGGACTGGTGGGGGTGCTGTACATCCTGGACGAGCCCAGTATTGGCCTGCACCAGAGAGATAATGCCCGTCTCATCGAAACTCTGAAGAAGCTGCGGGATATTGGCAACACCCTTATTGTGGTGGAGCACGATGAGGAGACCATGCTATCCGCCGACCATGTGGTGGACATTGGACCCGGCGCCGGGGAACATGGTGGACATGTGGTAGCGGTGGGAACTCCCCAAGAGATTATGGACCATCCCCACTCATTGACTGGTAAATATCTATCCGGTACAGAAACGATTCCCACCCCCTCCCAGAGACTATCATCCAATGGGAATAGTATCACTGTTAAGGGGGCCCGGGAGCACAATCTCCAGAACATTGATGTGGAGTTTCCCCTGGGAGTGTTCACCTGCATCACCGGAGTCTCCGGGTCGGGTAAGAGCACCCTGGTAAATGAGGTGTTTTACAAGGGCCTCTACGCCCAGTTAAACCATAAATATACCAACCCAGGTAAGCATGATGAGATCATTGGCGCCGATAATGTGGATAAAGTCATCATCATCGACCAGTCCCCCATTGGCAGAACCCCCCGGTCCAACTCGGCCACCTACACCGGAGTGTTCACCTACATCCGGGAATTATTCGCACAAACCCCAGAATCAAAAAAGAGAGGCTATAAACCGGGCAGATTTAGTTTTAATGTTAAAGGTGGCCGTTGCGAGGCCTGCACTGGAGACGGAATCATCAAAATCGAGATGCACTTTTTAGCTGATGTCTACGTGCCCTGTGAGGTGTGTAAGGGAAAAAGATACAACCGGGAAACTCTGGATATCCGTTACAAGGCCCGGAATATTGCCGAGGTACTGGATATGACGGTGGAGGAGGCCCTGGACTTCTTCAAAAACATTCCCCGTATAAGTAAGAAACTTAAAACCCTGGAAGACGTGGGTCTTGGCTACATTAAGCTGGGACAACCGGCAACCACCCTATCGGGAGGGGAAGCTCAACGTGTAAAGCTGGCCAAGGAACTGAGCCGCCAGAGCACAGGGAGAACTCTGTACATCCTGGATGAGCCCACCACCGGACTGCACTTCGCAGATATAAAGAAGCTGCTGCAGGTCCTGGTAAGACTCAGGGATGCGGGTAACACTGTCATGGTCATAGAACACAACCTGGATGTTATAAAAACTGCAGACCATATCATAGACTTGGGACCGGAAGGTGGGGATGATGGTGGCCGGGTGGTGGCCCAGGGCACCCCCGAAGAGATTGTAGAAAGTAAGACCTACACTGGACAGTTCCTGGAAAGTGTGCTAAGAGAGCCTCGAGAATTATCTTCCGGTACTGTGAGCTCAGGATCTGAAGCCGAAAAAGAGGGCAGTCTTAATAAATGA
- a CDS encoding DUF2121 domain-containing protein, giving the protein MSLIISYISSKGCVMIGDKRRIGFLGDEKKREILEEKLYSGKVKTQNELLKEAGALGISLKITDDAQKVRKIDDVLVGEVKYRTPAKTMRKRIYGTSHAYNLVKLTGSSIDSVEQGGSSIVVFGNQITKKLANEIISAQWKSKTTLQEVGELFQKVMEKVAQTTPSVSEEYDLLLVHPALDQKESLALLRSTIVQDVKELAQWRAELKDKMVTAAREMEITSRIMTEGVVGTVTCIDNHELEVKLGKGVLALDAKWNVLAQKDEKVKMMVEDPSQVTQGDLVVIRDENLCISRSGTNISCDIILCNE; this is encoded by the coding sequence ATGAGTCTTATTATTAGTTACATCAGCAGTAAAGGCTGTGTGATGATTGGTGACAAGCGGAGAATTGGCTTTCTCGGTGATGAGAAAAAGCGGGAAATCCTGGAAGAAAAGCTCTACTCCGGAAAGGTAAAAACCCAGAATGAGCTTTTAAAAGAAGCAGGTGCCTTGGGTATCTCTTTAAAAATTACAGATGATGCACAGAAGGTGCGTAAGATTGATGATGTTCTGGTGGGTGAGGTGAAATACAGGACTCCGGCTAAAACTATGCGTAAAAGGATTTACGGGACCAGCCATGCCTATAATCTGGTTAAACTCACTGGATCAAGTATTGACAGTGTGGAGCAAGGTGGGAGTTCCATTGTGGTTTTTGGGAACCAGATAACCAAAAAGCTGGCGAATGAGATCATCAGTGCCCAGTGGAAATCCAAGACCACCCTCCAAGAGGTGGGTGAACTATTCCAGAAGGTCATGGAAAAAGTGGCACAGACCACTCCTTCGGTTAGTGAAGAATATGACCTGTTATTGGTGCACCCGGCACTAGATCAGAAAGAATCCCTGGCCCTGCTGCGCAGCACCATCGTCCAGGATGTGAAGGAATTGGCCCAGTGGCGGGCTGAATTGAAGGATAAAATGGTCACTGCCGCCCGGGAGATGGAGATCACCTCTCGAATAATGACCGAGGGAGTGGTTGGAACTGTGACATGTATTGATAACCATGAACTGGAAGTTAAACTGGGCAAGGGAGTCCTAGCCCTGGATGCCAAATGGAATGTGCTGGCCCAGAAGGATGAAAAGGTCAAAATGATGGTAGAAGATCCATCCCAAGTCACACAGGGGGATTTAGTTGTCATTAGGGATGAAAACTTGTGTATAAGCCGTTCAGGCACTAATATTAGCTGCGACATCATACTGTGTAATGAATAA
- a CDS encoding response regulator, translated as MEREIRFLILEDVPLDAELAERELKREGFNISTLRVDNEEDYLRELQDFQPDVVLADHSLPRFDGVTALRLTRKNGNHIPYIFVSGKIGEDFAVEMLKEGATDYVLKSNLSKLPHAVRRALKEFKEQMERKSAQENLLESEKKYRTLFEKTKNPILVLDEAGNFIQCNDAALYFMEMDLESLLHRNIQDFVLDDQRQIFGDDSAVLENIVEVSFKINHHTKILELSITPVNLKDGRIIFVSGRDLTEQKRFENALREREEKYRLLVENQTDLIIKFGLDDRLLFVSPSYCEVFGKKEEEILGENFTPLVHEEDREETARTMEKLHRPPHTIYLEQRLMTKNGWRWLSWAHQGILDDKGDVIAFVGVGRDITKRKLAENRIIESLREKELLLREVHHRVKNNLQIISTLLSLQSAQIKEESVINLYRESQNRIRSIALIHENLYQSEDLASINFSVYVKNLITDLIDSYGGDSDMIKTFISIDNVTMGIETAIPCGLIINELVSNSLEHGFSMDKYGEINLNLHETGNRRFTLTIRDNGDPFPPDFDFRNTESLGLQLINSLVNQLDAQIELDRDNKEYKIVFNELKYKERIR; from the coding sequence ATGGAAAGAGAAATAAGGTTTTTAATACTGGAAGACGTTCCACTGGATGCTGAACTGGCTGAAAGGGAATTGAAGAGGGAAGGCTTTAATATATCCACTTTACGCGTGGATAATGAGGAGGATTATCTCAGGGAACTTCAGGATTTCCAGCCCGACGTGGTACTGGCCGATCATTCCCTGCCCCGATTTGATGGGGTAACTGCCCTAAGGTTAACTCGGAAGAATGGAAATCACATCCCCTATATTTTCGTAAGTGGAAAAATCGGGGAAGACTTCGCAGTGGAGATGCTAAAAGAAGGTGCCACTGACTATGTTCTTAAAAGTAATTTGTCCAAACTACCCCATGCTGTTCGCAGGGCTTTAAAAGAGTTTAAAGAGCAAATGGAACGGAAATCAGCCCAAGAAAATCTCCTGGAAAGTGAGAAAAAGTACAGAACTCTCTTTGAAAAGACTAAAAATCCCATACTGGTGCTTGATGAAGCAGGTAATTTCATTCAGTGTAATGATGCCGCACTGTACTTTATGGAAATGGATCTTGAATCTCTTCTACATAGAAATATCCAAGATTTTGTCTTAGATGACCAGAGACAAATATTTGGAGACGATTCAGCAGTATTAGAGAATATTGTGGAAGTTTCGTTCAAGATTAACCATCACACTAAAATTCTGGAACTATCCATCACCCCAGTGAATCTCAAAGACGGTAGAATCATCTTCGTATCCGGCCGGGATCTTACTGAACAGAAAAGGTTTGAAAATGCATTAAGGGAACGGGAAGAGAAATACCGGCTGCTGGTTGAGAACCAGACCGACTTAATAATTAAGTTCGGCCTGGATGATCGTTTACTATTTGTCAGCCCATCCTACTGTGAAGTTTTTGGTAAAAAAGAGGAAGAAATTCTGGGAGAGAACTTCACTCCCCTGGTTCATGAAGAGGATCGGGAAGAAACAGCCCGGACCATGGAAAAACTACACCGACCTCCCCACACCATCTACCTGGAACAGCGTCTAATGACTAAAAATGGATGGCGCTGGTTATCATGGGCGCATCAAGGCATATTAGACGATAAAGGTGATGTGATTGCCTTTGTTGGTGTTGGTAGGGATATTACCAAACGTAAACTGGCTGAAAATCGTATTATTGAATCCCTAAGAGAAAAGGAACTTTTACTCCGTGAAGTTCACCACCGGGTCAAGAACAACCTGCAGATCATAAGCACCCTCCTAAGCCTGCAGTCAGCTCAGATCAAGGAAGAATCTGTGATAAACCTTTACCGTGAAAGTCAAAACCGTATACGATCCATTGCTCTTATTCACGAAAACCTTTACCAATCCGAAGACCTGGCCAGCATAAATTTCTCAGTATACGTTAAAAATCTAATCACCGACCTTATCGACTCTTACGGTGGAGATTCCGACATGATTAAAACGTTCATCAGCATTGATAATGTTACCATGGGAATTGAGACCGCTATTCCCTGTGGCCTCATCATCAACGAACTGGTCTCCAACTCACTGGAACACGGATTTTCTATGGATAAATATGGAGAAATAAATCTTAATCTGCATGAAACTGGGAACCGGAGATTCACACTCACAATTAGGGATAATGGAGATCCATTCCCCCCTGATTTTGATTTTAGAAATACAGAGAGTCTGGGATTACAACTAATTAACAGTCTGGTTAACCAGTTAGATGCTCAGATAGAATTAGATCGAGATAATAAAGAGTATAAAATTGTTTTTAATGAACTTAAATACAAGGAGAGGATCCGATGA
- a CDS encoding methanogen output domain 1-containing protein, with protein MSKTRILVVEDEAIVGMGIKQKLEDLGHEVLDIVFTGEDAVKRALETKPDIILMDIVLKGNMDGIEAASKIRDHLDVPIIYLTAYSDEDVLNRARITEPYGYILKPFKKSEVNANIEMALYKHAAEKKKSEVIKNQVMADFYDFILSAMPTCADKSDSEMRSLLLRVFAKRLEDEMRPSFEKEMLDVIPEDESIQMDEKFNFYLNWLSSFFEGFGILTITETEGPEYIFKFRNCPWIEEASTQPVFCLNCQAMVNQSLQWTEMDCSVNRDETIADGGDKCIFRFKIPP; from the coding sequence ATGAGTAAAACCCGGATATTAGTGGTGGAAGACGAGGCCATAGTGGGTATGGGCATCAAGCAAAAGCTGGAAGACCTGGGCCATGAGGTCCTGGACATCGTGTTTACTGGCGAAGATGCTGTGAAAAGAGCCCTGGAAACCAAGCCAGATATAATATTGATGGATATTGTTTTAAAAGGAAATATGGATGGTATTGAAGCAGCCAGTAAGATAAGGGACCATTTAGATGTACCGATTATTTACTTAACCGCCTATTCGGATGAGGATGTCCTAAATCGGGCCAGAATAACCGAACCCTATGGTTACATCCTAAAGCCATTTAAGAAAAGCGAAGTCAATGCCAATATTGAAATGGCCCTCTACAAACATGCGGCGGAGAAAAAGAAAAGTGAAGTTATAAAAAATCAAGTAATGGCTGACTTTTATGATTTCATCCTAAGCGCCATGCCCACCTGCGCCGATAAATCCGACTCCGAAATGCGTTCCCTGTTACTGAGAGTATTTGCAAAACGTCTGGAAGATGAAATGAGGCCTAGTTTCGAGAAAGAAATGTTAGATGTCATTCCCGAGGATGAATCAATACAGATGGATGAGAAGTTCAACTTTTATCTTAACTGGCTATCCAGTTTTTTCGAAGGATTTGGTATACTCACCATAACCGAAACTGAAGGCCCGGAATACATATTCAAATTTAGAAACTGTCCCTGGATAGAGGAAGCATCCACCCAGCCAGTCTTCTGTCTTAACTGCCAGGCCATGGTCAATCAGAGCCTGCAATGGACTGAAATGGATTGTTCTGTGAATCGTGATGAAACAATAGCCGATGGTGGGGATAAGTGCATTTTCCGGTTCAAGATACCTCCTTAA